Proteins from a genomic interval of Candidatus Rubidus massiliensis:
- the tyrP_3 gene encoding Tyrosine permease, which translates to MRFQLSEDASNKNSVLSAIFLVAGTCIGGGMLALPVSTGVSGFFPALSMMFLSWFCMTFTALLLLEISLWMEEGVHFITMASRLLGKYGKALSWFLYMFVCYASLVAYTAGGGEQIGDLIEWLFHVPTSKYLGATIFIVLFGGALYLGNTFVGRVNSILFIGLLASYVIFVLGGFREIEFINLTHKKWNVAVFSIPLMLASFSFQTMVPSLVPYLKKNINPLRYSVIGGSTLTLIVYVVWQVVMLGIVPVDGPNGLAEALNKGETITRFFSQHSTGFAVNEVAQSFAFFALITSFLGIGFGLFDFLSDGLKIPRKGTGNVILGILILIPTLFFALFFERIFIIALDASGGYGDSLLNGILPISMVWIGRYYLNYKGEYRVFGGKSLLLGVLLFYIFSLLLTLSVHLNIIQPAGYVTDPLDVKELSLNEASKKL; encoded by the coding sequence ATGAGGTTTCAGTTGAGCGAAGACGCATCAAATAAAAATTCTGTTCTTTCCGCGATTTTTTTAGTCGCAGGTACTTGTATTGGTGGAGGAATGCTTGCTTTGCCTGTGAGCACGGGTGTAAGCGGTTTTTTTCCAGCTTTATCTATGATGTTTTTGTCTTGGTTTTGCATGACTTTTACGGCGTTATTGTTATTGGAAATTAGTCTTTGGATGGAAGAAGGGGTACATTTTATCACGATGGCTTCTAGACTCCTTGGTAAATATGGGAAAGCTTTAAGTTGGTTTTTATACATGTTCGTTTGCTACGCATCCCTAGTTGCCTATACGGCAGGTGGCGGAGAGCAAATAGGTGATTTGATTGAATGGCTATTTCATGTCCCAACTTCTAAATATTTAGGCGCAACTATTTTTATAGTATTATTTGGGGGAGCTTTATACCTTGGTAACACTTTCGTTGGCAGAGTCAATTCTATCTTATTTATAGGTTTATTAGCTTCTTATGTGATATTTGTTTTAGGTGGATTTAGAGAAATTGAATTCATCAATCTGACCCATAAAAAATGGAATGTAGCCGTTTTTTCAATCCCTTTAATGTTAGCCTCTTTTAGTTTTCAAACTATGGTGCCAAGTTTAGTACCTTATCTAAAAAAAAATATTAATCCGTTACGTTATTCCGTTATTGGTGGTTCTACGCTAACTTTAATCGTTTACGTTGTATGGCAAGTAGTCATGCTAGGCATAGTTCCAGTAGATGGTCCAAATGGTTTGGCGGAAGCTTTAAATAAAGGGGAAACCATAACCCGTTTCTTCTCTCAACACTCTACTGGTTTTGCTGTTAATGAAGTAGCCCAAAGTTTTGCTTTTTTTGCCTTAATTACTTCTTTTTTAGGTATTGGATTTGGATTATTTGACTTTTTATCAGATGGTTTAAAAATTCCAAGAAAAGGTACTGGCAATGTAATTTTAGGTATTTTAATTTTAATACCTACCTTATTTTTTGCACTATTCTTTGAAAGGATCTTCATCATAGCATTGGATGCCTCAGGTGGCTATGGCGACTCACTTTTAAATGGTATTTTGCCAATCAGCATGGTTTGGATCGGTAGATATTATTTAAACTACAAAGGTGAATATAGAGTCTTTGGGGGAAAAAGCTTGCTATTAGGGGTGCTACTTTTTTACATTTTTAGCTTATTGCTTACTTTATCTGTTCATTTAAATATCATTCAGCCAGCAGGTTATGTAACAGATCCATTAGATGTAAAAGAGTTGAGCCTAAATGAGGCTTCTAAAAAATTGTAA
- the dnaK_1 gene encoding Heat shock protein 70, whose product MENKYIIGIDLGTTNCTLSYALANEDEAEIKLFPLTQYVKKDLKAQNCLLPSFLYFPLDNELSDELVIGSYAKLRGSEVPTRLVSSTKSWLCHSGIDRREPFLPLEADENIQKISPLQGTYHLLQFLKNAWNESFSEIFNEQQVLITVPASFDPQARQLVLEAAKMADYPEITLLEEPQAAFYAWLNEKKEDWRKKVKVGDSIVVIDIGGGTTDFSLIQVEDEDGNLTLNRKAVGNHLLLGGDNIDYALAYFAKNKLEENGHTISEWQTQSLVHHCRLAKEQFFGDNPPQTIDITIQGRGSRLIGNSLKVTLELDEIEKIILDGFFPNIKPWERSKVEKRLGLQHLGLPFAQDPRITSQLAKFLSMTGESDSETMDLFEMPSAILFNGGTLKATAFQERLVEVMNGWAEQLHKKPIQVLDGLDLDFAVSRGAVCYGLARQGKAIRIKSGTSRSYYLGIEEARPAIPGLATPLRAICIVPFGCEEGSELELSSHDFVLVIGDTALFRFFSHSTKKLSNGEEPVVGTVVKNWAKELTEHHPLEVALNRGENDGKTVRVKIKSKVSELGFIEIYCISNDEREWKLEFDIRKVEAVAKN is encoded by the coding sequence ATGGAAAACAAGTATATTATTGGTATTGACTTAGGCACTACGAATTGCACTTTATCTTATGCTTTGGCAAATGAAGATGAGGCCGAAATAAAGCTTTTTCCTTTAACTCAATATGTAAAAAAAGATCTTAAAGCGCAAAATTGTTTATTACCTTCTTTTCTTTACTTTCCATTAGATAACGAATTATCAGATGAACTCGTGATAGGAAGTTATGCAAAATTGAGAGGAAGTGAAGTTCCAACACGGCTCGTAAGTTCAACTAAATCTTGGCTATGTCACTCAGGCATCGATCGCAGAGAACCATTCTTACCCTTAGAAGCAGATGAAAATATTCAAAAAATTAGCCCTTTGCAAGGTACTTACCATTTGCTTCAATTTTTGAAAAACGCTTGGAATGAATCCTTTAGTGAAATTTTTAATGAGCAACAAGTTTTAATCACGGTACCAGCTTCTTTTGACCCGCAAGCACGGCAATTAGTCTTAGAAGCTGCAAAAATGGCAGATTATCCTGAAATAACATTACTTGAAGAGCCGCAAGCCGCCTTTTACGCTTGGCTTAATGAAAAAAAAGAAGATTGGCGTAAAAAAGTTAAAGTGGGCGATAGCATCGTTGTGATTGACATTGGGGGAGGAACTACCGATTTTAGCTTAATCCAAGTAGAAGATGAAGATGGTAATTTAACGCTTAATCGAAAGGCCGTAGGTAATCACCTTCTTTTAGGTGGAGATAACATCGATTATGCTCTGGCCTATTTTGCGAAAAATAAGTTAGAAGAAAATGGTCATACTATTTCAGAATGGCAAACTCAAAGCCTTGTGCATCATTGTCGTTTAGCAAAAGAACAATTTTTTGGAGATAACCCTCCTCAAACAATTGACATTACTATTCAAGGTAGAGGAAGCCGCCTTATTGGTAATTCATTAAAAGTGACCTTAGAATTGGATGAAATTGAAAAAATAATTTTAGATGGTTTTTTTCCAAATATTAAGCCTTGGGAAAGATCAAAAGTTGAAAAAAGACTTGGATTGCAACATTTAGGTTTGCCTTTTGCTCAAGATCCTAGAATTACGTCTCAGCTCGCAAAGTTTTTGTCTATGACTGGTGAAAGTGATAGTGAAACAATGGATTTATTTGAAATGCCATCGGCCATTTTATTTAATGGTGGTACTCTTAAAGCTACAGCTTTTCAAGAAAGGCTCGTGGAAGTTATGAATGGATGGGCAGAGCAATTACACAAAAAGCCTATCCAAGTATTAGATGGCTTAGATCTAGATTTTGCTGTTAGTCGCGGCGCTGTTTGTTATGGTTTAGCAAGACAGGGAAAAGCGATAAGAATCAAGAGTGGAACGAGTAGAAGTTATTATTTAGGGATTGAAGAAGCAAGACCAGCTATTCCTGGACTTGCCACTCCTCTTAGAGCTATTTGTATCGTGCCATTTGGGTGTGAAGAAGGCAGTGAGCTTGAACTATCTTCTCATGATTTTGTCTTAGTTATAGGAGATACCGCACTTTTTAGATTTTTTAGTCATTCAACCAAAAAGTTATCTAATGGAGAAGAGCCAGTTGTCGGTACCGTTGTAAAAAATTGGGCGAAAGAATTAACTGAACATCATCCTTTAGAAGTTGCTTTAAATCGTGGTGAAAATGATGGTAAAACTGTAAGAGTTAAAATCAAGTCGAAGGTTTCTGAACTTGGCTTTATCGAAATTTATTGCATAAGTAATGATGAGAGAGAGTGGAAATTAGAATTTGATATTCGCAAAGTTGAAGCTGTTGCAAAAAATTAA
- a CDS encoding Isochorismatase family protein has translation MIDNKNFRLKKEQTGLLVIDVQDNIFSKMDRSCELLESLQKIVQGLAILQIPTFVTEHCPDKLGETIATLKAYLPENGKVLKKAAFSALQESHIKSEIIQQNIKQWIVVGIEAHVCVQQTVSDLLKEKLDVVVLSDAIGSRKMFDYFTSIAEMSYFGARISTVETILFELLLTSKDPEFKKISQLIKS, from the coding sequence ATGATAGATAATAAAAACTTTCGTTTAAAAAAAGAACAAACGGGATTGCTTGTTATTGATGTACAAGACAATATTTTTAGCAAGATGGATCGTTCTTGTGAATTACTAGAGTCTTTACAAAAAATTGTGCAAGGATTGGCTATTTTGCAAATCCCAACTTTTGTAACAGAGCATTGTCCAGATAAGCTTGGAGAAACAATAGCGACTCTAAAAGCTTATCTTCCTGAAAATGGGAAAGTTTTAAAAAAAGCCGCTTTTTCTGCCTTACAAGAATCTCACATTAAATCTGAGATTATTCAACAAAATATTAAGCAATGGATAGTAGTTGGAATTGAAGCACATGTATGTGTACAACAAACTGTAAGTGATCTTTTGAAAGAAAAACTAGATGTGGTTGTTTTGAGTGACGCTATCGGTTCTAGAAAAATGTTTGATTATTTTACCTCAATTGCTGAGATGAGTTACTTTGGAGCTCGCATTAGTACCGTAGAAACTATTTTATTTGAATTACTTTTAACTTCTAAAGATCCGGAATTTAAAAAAATCAGTCAATTGATAAAATCTTAA
- a CDS encoding HEAT repeat: MNKICLFLSIFLGFFNSPILGVAIDRQIDTIYALILIKDLEGACKEGERAILENPDSLEAKKAYFKALTAAGKEEAAYQTFKVYQDLFPVEQKNEILEWMSWCIIHQSFQSPAPVVKAISLLAAYFSQDSRGIEIIHQALFDTNVYIRALALQLSETLRDEKIKNDLLVLLQTEKNNNVRIPLIQTIEKLKIKEAIPDLIKIISQKFSWNEEKVEAVKAITLMSEKPSHLQIKTFANNSRSGLRVLASEMILYFNLVNEKETLRFLLQDTHAEVRENAIQAIGCLKIADLKSDLIAKLKDANYHVAIKAAWALTILNDKSGNELLKKRCFSKNLDERLFAVGAVNSTGTYGHALAKEIFFNANDPYVRMNLAIGFLHQMEMVDLSCQELYLNLTNSEEKWMWEERGNFKYLAPNKLKQNPLIPGYPETVNLVTKLEILNILAIFKHPLAQEGMKKFLEEKSWGVSGLASALLLTEGDDNMIDLLKQFLNHENFQVQIQVALILAQWGKEEIALKTLQNSYYKVDKNTKERILEGILQVASPKSIPFLIQQLNDPHPTLRVIAAVALLNCLNH, from the coding sequence ATGAATAAAATTTGCCTATTTTTGTCTATTTTTTTAGGATTTTTCAATTCCCCCATTTTGGGAGTAGCTATTGATAGGCAAATAGATACCATTTACGCGTTGATTCTTATTAAAGACTTAGAAGGCGCTTGTAAGGAAGGGGAAAGAGCTATTTTAGAAAATCCGGATTCTTTAGAAGCTAAGAAAGCTTACTTCAAGGCGTTAACGGCTGCTGGCAAAGAAGAAGCTGCCTACCAAACGTTTAAAGTCTATCAAGATTTGTTCCCCGTGGAGCAAAAGAATGAAATTTTAGAATGGATGTCTTGGTGTATTATTCATCAATCATTTCAATCACCAGCACCGGTGGTAAAGGCTATCTCTTTGCTAGCTGCTTATTTTAGTCAAGATAGTCGAGGTATTGAAATTATTCATCAAGCACTTTTTGACACTAATGTATATATTCGTGCTTTAGCTTTGCAATTGTCAGAAACTTTACGAGATGAAAAAATAAAGAATGATTTATTAGTTTTACTACAAACGGAAAAAAACAATAATGTTAGAATTCCTTTAATACAAACTATTGAAAAATTAAAAATTAAAGAAGCGATTCCTGACTTAATAAAAATAATTTCGCAAAAATTTAGCTGGAATGAGGAAAAGGTCGAGGCTGTAAAAGCCATAACTTTAATGTCAGAAAAACCAAGTCATTTGCAAATTAAAACATTTGCAAATAATAGCCGTTCAGGACTTAGAGTATTGGCCTCAGAAATGATTCTTTATTTTAATTTAGTAAATGAAAAAGAAACTCTGCGGTTTTTACTGCAAGATACTCATGCCGAAGTTAGGGAAAATGCTATTCAGGCAATAGGTTGTTTAAAAATTGCAGATTTAAAATCAGATTTAATCGCTAAACTAAAAGATGCCAATTACCACGTAGCAATTAAAGCTGCCTGGGCTTTAACTATTCTAAATGATAAATCAGGAAATGAATTACTCAAAAAAAGATGCTTTTCTAAAAATTTAGATGAAAGACTTTTCGCAGTTGGGGCAGTGAATTCAACAGGAACATATGGGCATGCACTAGCAAAAGAAATTTTTTTTAATGCTAATGATCCATACGTTAGAATGAATTTGGCTATCGGATTTTTACATCAAATGGAAATGGTTGATTTAAGTTGTCAGGAACTTTATTTAAATCTTACGAATAGTGAAGAAAAATGGATGTGGGAAGAAAGAGGAAATTTTAAATATTTAGCACCTAATAAATTAAAACAAAATCCTTTGATTCCAGGCTACCCTGAAACTGTCAATTTAGTGACAAAATTAGAGATCTTAAATATATTGGCGATATTCAAACATCCTCTAGCCCAAGAAGGAATGAAAAAATTTTTAGAAGAAAAAAGTTGGGGGGTATCGGGGTTAGCGTCAGCGCTTTTACTAACAGAGGGTGACGATAATATGATCGATCTTCTCAAGCAATTTTTAAATCATGAAAATTTTCAAGTTCAAATTCAAGTCGCGCTTATTTTAGCGCAATGGGGTAAAGAAGAGATAGCTTTAAAAACGTTGCAAAATTCCTATTATAAAGTAGATAAAAACACAAAAGAGAGAATATTAGAAGGAATTTTACAGGTGGCTTCGCCAAAATCAATTCCTTTTTTAATCCAGCAATTAAATGATCCTCATCCTACTTTGCGCGTTATTGCAGCGGTTGCTTTATTAAATTGCTTAAATCATTAA
- a CDS encoding hypothetical protein (putative conserved protein related to MYG1 family) — translation MVDKTISRSVGTHDGTFHADEVTACALLLLFDLVDEDKIFRTRDPKELSKCEYVCDVGGIYDPSQKLFDHHQVEYQGPLSSAGMILLYLKEIKLIPSKEYDLLNKHMMIGVDAHDNGKDIVPPGVCTYSNIISSFTPVSHEATSEEQDANFHQALQFAKEHLNRLLERHRYIQSCKMIVANVMENKDDCLFFDKSIPWLEAFFELGGLNHPAKFLIMPAGDHWKLRGIPPSLEDRMNVRQPLPKDWAGLLDQDLKNASGIKGAVFCHKGRFVSVWETKEDAIKALEYTLETSKKEKSK, via the coding sequence ATGGTGGATAAAACAATTTCTAGAAGTGTTGGCACACATGATGGAACATTTCATGCAGACGAAGTGACAGCTTGCGCTTTATTGCTTTTGTTTGATTTAGTGGATGAGGACAAAATTTTTAGGACGAGAGATCCAAAAGAACTTTCTAAGTGTGAATATGTCTGTGATGTGGGAGGAATCTATGATCCATCCCAAAAGCTTTTTGATCACCATCAAGTAGAATATCAAGGACCTTTGAGTAGTGCCGGAATGATACTTCTTTATTTAAAAGAAATAAAATTAATTCCCTCTAAAGAATATGACTTGTTAAATAAACATATGATGATTGGGGTTGATGCGCATGATAACGGTAAAGACATTGTACCCCCTGGAGTGTGTACATATTCTAATATCATTTCAAGTTTTACACCAGTCTCCCATGAAGCAACAAGTGAAGAGCAAGATGCCAATTTCCATCAAGCGTTGCAGTTTGCTAAAGAGCATCTCAATCGCTTATTAGAAAGACATCGTTACATCCAATCGTGTAAAATGATTGTAGCAAACGTTATGGAAAATAAAGATGATTGTTTATTTTTTGACAAAAGTATTCCATGGCTTGAAGCTTTTTTTGAACTAGGAGGATTAAATCACCCAGCAAAATTCCTTATCATGCCAGCGGGTGATCATTGGAAATTAAGAGGTATTCCACCAAGTTTAGAAGACCGAATGAATGTCCGACAACCATTACCAAAAGATTGGGCTGGTTTACTCGATCAGGATTTGAAAAATGCTTCTGGAATAAAGGGAGCCGTTTTTTGTCATAAGGGTCGGTTTGTTTCAGTTTGGGAAACTAAAGAGGATGCAATTAAAGCTTTAGAATACACTTTAGAAACTTCAAAAAAAGAAAAAAGCAAATGA
- a CDS encoding HIT-like protein, which produces MSTVFSKIIKGELPADIVYESQNILAFKDIHPKAPIHLLIIPKKEIKNLQSVTKEDLPLVQEMIVAAQELAERFGIGDGYRLLTNNGPLAGQEVFHLHFHLLGGEQLGSIA; this is translated from the coding sequence ATGAGTACAGTATTTTCAAAAATAATAAAAGGTGAGCTACCAGCGGATATAGTTTATGAAAGTCAAAATATTTTAGCTTTTAAAGACATTCACCCAAAAGCTCCCATTCATTTATTAATCATCCCTAAAAAAGAAATAAAAAATTTGCAATCAGTTACCAAAGAAGATTTACCACTAGTCCAAGAAATGATTGTTGCAGCTCAAGAGCTTGCTGAACGGTTTGGAATAGGCGATGGGTATCGTTTGTTAACTAATAATGGTCCTTTAGCTGGCCAAGAAGTTTTTCATTTGCATTTTCATCTACTAGGTGGGGAACAACTAGGATCAATCGCATGA